One stretch of Aquimarina sp. Aq107 DNA includes these proteins:
- a CDS encoding SH3 domain-containing protein, producing MKRLQIFILLISIVTVTLSFGQEKFNYKFLNDYSTKEVPLEEKTKLDQNAPTNHITLIQKKALHFDKITEDWKQVDCGVLYNLKLSENYITWVLYYYWGEELHTTLVNYDLEYNFIDSEQLAMDENAEGWTLSESTITRHRIHRMDALYIEPEQIEYINFIFKDTGEIVSEKEYYNGDIPDTCIHYFDPLAVKYVQALNGLNIRDENGNKIGKLLYGEKVNIIKYTNKELSVNDNGKIINGSIVEICNYESGYNKRRYVFDGYLVDDTALKLYNTQLCPNMLTEDDKDPFNNGERVCLDDTYSIILEKLPNSIPTNFITKNDNVILEKDKITLPLTNGNKKTFINNTEYLESTESYEYIGFLESFNYHLIAGSYFEEGDFFFVDQNNGKIKTRFPDYPHISPDKKTIVCFYFDIYNKRSELFIYKIDNKDQITLKHQIEIVYWGQNMENTEILWTSNLSFVVKATPIATMWESSGSYNKSYQNIHIRIHK from the coding sequence ATGAAAAGACTTCAAATATTCATTTTGCTCATTTCTATCGTTACTGTAACCTTATCTTTTGGACAAGAGAAGTTTAATTATAAGTTTTTAAACGATTATTCTACTAAAGAAGTTCCACTAGAAGAAAAAACGAAATTAGATCAGAACGCACCGACGAATCACATTACATTAATTCAAAAAAAAGCACTTCATTTTGATAAAATCACAGAAGATTGGAAACAAGTAGATTGTGGAGTACTTTATAACCTCAAATTATCCGAAAACTATATTACTTGGGTCCTTTATTATTATTGGGGCGAAGAACTTCATACCACCCTTGTAAATTACGATTTAGAATATAACTTTATCGATTCAGAGCAACTTGCAATGGATGAAAACGCAGAAGGATGGACTTTATCAGAAAGTACTATTACCCGACACCGTATTCACAGAATGGATGCATTATATATCGAACCAGAACAGATAGAATACATAAATTTTATTTTTAAAGATACAGGTGAAATTGTAAGTGAAAAAGAATACTACAATGGAGACATCCCAGATACCTGTATTCATTATTTTGATCCATTAGCAGTAAAATATGTACAAGCATTAAATGGGCTTAATATTAGAGATGAAAACGGAAACAAAATTGGCAAATTACTGTATGGAGAAAAAGTAAATATTATAAAATATACCAATAAAGAACTATCTGTAAACGATAATGGAAAAATCATAAATGGCTCTATAGTAGAAATATGTAATTATGAATCTGGTTATAACAAAAGAAGATATGTTTTTGATGGATACCTTGTTGATGATACCGCATTAAAACTATATAATACTCAATTATGTCCAAATATGCTCACAGAGGATGATAAAGATCCTTTTAATAACGGAGAAAGAGTTTGTTTAGATGACACATATTCAATTATTTTAGAAAAACTACCCAATAGTATCCCTACTAATTTTATCACCAAAAATGATAACGTAATACTAGAAAAAGATAAAATAACACTACCACTAACTAATGGAAATAAAAAAACATTCATAAATAACACAGAATACCTAGAGAGTACGGAATCTTACGAATATATTGGGTTTTTAGAATCATTCAATTACCACTTAATAGCAGGCAGTTATTTTGAAGAAGGAGATTTCTTTTTTGTTGATCAAAATAACGGAAAAATAAAAACTAGGTTCCCTGATTACCCACATATTTCACCAGATAAAAAAACAATAGTTTGTTTCTATTTTGATATATACAATAAACGTTCTGAGTTGTTTATTTATAAGATAGATAATAAAGACCAAATTACGTTAAAGCATCAAATAGAAATAGTTTATTGGGGACAAAATATGGAGAACACAGAAATTCTCTGGACTTCTAATCTCTCTTTTGTAGTAAAAGCAACTCCTATAGCCACGATGTGGGAAAGCTCCGGAAGTTATAATAAATCCTATCAGAATATACATATTAGAATACATAAATAA
- a CDS encoding toxin VasX, translated as MGDRTRKLTLQIEAEGRSFDFSNQTLVLECKEEPTIKLHFLRSGILEDNPKQSHIKAKMKTKDGKSQKDENGNVILEEVIITDPKLENFSTVHTGLNPGYIYIIDENKPDEPIEFEVDEYGNFKSISWEKGGDGFPDVRTTDGKSNTNGFYEAEFESIVWAAYSPIQWTKAYYDSLAGDTNKRKERMTQIQASGFPLGLIQSTTEHAPYSYITTYFPADRKNLCRAIQQKIDTIQRQEEKREKNRTENPNHQEPDLQTDMFITLEDPISSAAEISNFLSDKILDFKALVDAIQTGETLKQAYDRILDGNLEGPKPEKEYQSLISLALTCYLMVYNDNDAILDYDGGSPGWNFSDRHSLDPRPKTKTFYGKHTTHTLPNTSTIGYGLDYQKLEGILGIKERKALREEVFEYKKDFATYLDTKEFKTVLDDYIDNLVERTIEGRGLVLEIIDAITINTYDFDRHMLLKKHYKNSDEWIDWVYRMIDKDYEEEFSNTNAKSKTSGYEKLDPIYALLTPTINLDKVIDKGRSISHKIAKVYKKKLGHHAKQAFVMKQVGRTMFKEITEKQEFIVKKLNENLTVYDEAMFHIEDGEMRMRLHELGVEIDDDYIKQSNHVRVKGKQNYGGKKGNLLKRKPGFKNTKMQTEVLRAIHGSEGIEILESVESGGTQNKIGLRVRKKIDADQIKSNAKNVKIAQMVNGRAFNGVFAILEFINLGAAFNKVRKDHLNDEINEKNITNFAGASIKMGEAGLNLRKAFVEFGGKEVSSILKNSTKVASVVGGAFTAGMCFWESIEAMDKGDVDSGIALAGAGAAFALSTAAPYIFASASVAGPVGWIAAGIGVGLIIIATLLSDSELETFFKNFVLSDTEAFPKDEEDTPMIYSRKVLASKEDLVDDDYTETLMHPADAEASLFDAIICKQIAFEPIDPDTQTFTSGRDSFGVSTSSSVSTASRFTATMVFSQFFNDPDQLEAYAYFYPKGVKNGGAIKMIMNKPITVKDPKRDNALQVEFSVPDIHKDKIRLQSEVIFAGRLHLDKSQHLHFPYPLAGEERFLGAKIRVRSLSAGLYISSLKQNKAVNITSLGDLKNPETW; from the coding sequence ATGGGTGACAGAACTAGAAAATTAACATTACAAATAGAAGCAGAAGGAAGATCTTTTGATTTTAGTAATCAAACATTAGTGCTAGAATGTAAAGAAGAACCAACTATAAAGCTTCACTTTTTGCGATCGGGTATACTCGAAGACAATCCAAAACAGAGCCATATAAAGGCTAAAATGAAAACCAAGGATGGGAAGTCTCAAAAAGATGAAAATGGAAATGTTATTCTAGAAGAAGTTATTATTACCGATCCTAAATTAGAGAATTTTAGTACCGTACATACAGGTCTAAATCCTGGATATATCTATATCATAGATGAAAATAAACCAGATGAACCTATAGAGTTTGAAGTTGATGAATACGGTAATTTCAAATCTATCTCTTGGGAAAAAGGAGGCGACGGTTTTCCAGATGTTCGTACTACCGATGGAAAAAGCAATACGAATGGATTTTATGAAGCAGAATTTGAATCCATCGTTTGGGCAGCGTACTCTCCTATCCAATGGACCAAAGCATATTATGATTCTTTAGCAGGTGATACTAATAAGCGTAAAGAGCGTATGACCCAAATACAAGCCAGCGGTTTTCCTCTGGGACTCATACAAAGTACAACTGAGCATGCACCTTATTCCTACATAACAACCTATTTTCCTGCAGACAGAAAAAATCTATGTAGAGCGATCCAGCAAAAAATAGATACCATACAACGACAGGAAGAAAAAAGAGAAAAAAACCGAACAGAAAACCCAAATCATCAGGAACCTGACTTACAAACAGATATGTTTATAACCCTTGAGGATCCTATAAGTTCTGCAGCAGAAATCAGTAACTTTTTATCAGATAAAATACTTGATTTTAAAGCCTTAGTTGATGCCATACAAACTGGTGAAACTTTAAAACAAGCTTATGATAGAATATTAGATGGAAATCTTGAAGGACCTAAACCGGAAAAAGAATATCAATCTTTGATATCATTGGCTCTCACCTGTTATTTGATGGTTTACAATGATAATGATGCTATACTAGATTATGATGGCGGGTCACCAGGATGGAATTTTAGTGATCGACACTCTTTAGATCCTCGTCCCAAAACCAAAACATTTTATGGTAAACATACCACACATACATTACCTAATACAAGTACAATTGGCTATGGTCTAGATTATCAAAAACTAGAAGGAATTCTTGGGATCAAAGAAAGAAAAGCATTAAGAGAAGAAGTCTTTGAATATAAAAAAGATTTTGCTACCTACCTTGACACAAAGGAGTTTAAAACGGTTCTAGATGATTATATAGATAACCTAGTAGAACGAACCATAGAAGGACGTGGATTAGTGTTAGAAATTATTGATGCTATTACTATTAACACATATGATTTCGACAGGCATATGTTATTAAAAAAGCACTATAAAAATTCTGATGAATGGATCGATTGGGTGTATCGAATGATAGATAAAGACTATGAAGAAGAGTTTTCTAATACTAATGCAAAAAGTAAGACTTCAGGATATGAAAAATTAGATCCTATATATGCACTGCTTACACCTACCATTAATTTGGACAAAGTAATTGATAAAGGTAGAAGTATTAGCCATAAAATTGCAAAGGTTTACAAGAAAAAATTAGGCCATCATGCAAAACAGGCTTTCGTAATGAAACAAGTAGGGCGAACCATGTTTAAAGAGATTACGGAAAAACAGGAATTCATAGTTAAAAAACTAAACGAAAACCTTACTGTTTATGATGAAGCAATGTTTCATATCGAGGATGGAGAGATGAGAATGCGGCTACACGAGCTAGGTGTTGAAATTGATGATGATTATATCAAACAATCTAATCACGTACGTGTAAAAGGAAAACAAAATTATGGGGGGAAAAAAGGGAATTTACTCAAACGAAAACCTGGTTTTAAGAATACCAAAATGCAAACCGAAGTATTAAGGGCGATACATGGTAGTGAAGGTATTGAAATATTGGAAAGTGTGGAAAGTGGTGGCACACAAAACAAAATAGGTTTACGCGTACGAAAGAAGATAGATGCTGATCAAATAAAATCCAATGCAAAAAATGTAAAAATTGCTCAAATGGTGAATGGTCGTGCGTTTAATGGGGTATTTGCAATTTTGGAATTTATCAATCTTGGAGCCGCGTTTAATAAAGTACGAAAAGACCATTTAAATGATGAAATAAATGAAAAAAATATTACCAATTTTGCTGGTGCCAGCATAAAAATGGGAGAAGCTGGATTAAATCTAAGAAAAGCATTTGTGGAGTTTGGAGGTAAGGAAGTTTCTAGTATTTTAAAAAATTCAACTAAAGTAGCAAGTGTAGTTGGAGGGGCATTTACAGCTGGAATGTGTTTTTGGGAAAGTATAGAAGCCATGGATAAAGGAGATGTAGATAGTGGAATCGCTCTGGCTGGTGCTGGAGCTGCATTTGCATTATCAACTGCGGCACCATATATTTTTGCCTCTGCCTCGGTTGCTGGCCCAGTTGGATGGATCGCTGCGGGTATTGGCGTAGGATTAATTATTATTGCTACGTTATTAAGTGATAGTGAATTGGAAACATTTTTCAAAAACTTTGTATTAAGCGATACGGAAGCATTTCCTAAAGATGAAGAAGACACCCCAATGATATACAGTCGTAAGGTACTGGCTAGCAAAGAAGATTTAGTGGATGACGATTATACGGAAACATTGATGCATCCAGCAGATGCTGAGGCCAGTTTGTTTGACGCTATTATATGTAAACAAATTGCTTTTGAACCTATAGATCCAGATACACAAACCTTTACCAGTGGACGTGATTCCTTTGGAGTGAGCACAAGTAGTTCAGTATCTACAGCATCTCGTTTTACTGCGACTATGGTATTTAGTCAGTTTTTTAATGACCCTGATCAATTAGAAGCTTATGCATATTTTTACCCAAAAGGAGTAAAAAATGGAGGAGCAATTAAGATGATCATGAACAAACCCATTACGGTAAAAGATCCAAAAAGAGATAATGCACTACAGGTAGAATTTTCAGTACCTGATATACATAAAGATAAAATTCGTTTACAATCTGAAGTAATCTTTGCAGGGCGTTTACACCTTGATAAAAGTCAACATTTACATTTCCCTTATCCACTAGCTGGTGAAGAACGTTTTCTAGGAGCCAAAATACGAGTGAGAAGTTTAAGTGCGGGATTATATATTAGTAGTTTAAAACAAAATAAAGCAGTAAACATTACTTCTTTAGGTGATCTCAAAAACCCTGAAACATGGTAG
- a CDS encoding DUF6531 domain-containing protein: protein MLLASKHFTPVIGIDIHIIIVPPGVPIPIPHPYIGMVIDPMDYVPIIGSTVNVNCVPKGNSGTAGMIGTVVHIPMGGPFAMAPMIGHDSMNFFGSTKVSAEDAYFTPAGYMTMTCNDIGMPLSLTPGKKMKPIPSLYLPSSMSVPLPMGKPVNVGGPYAPDLMGMLMALVMSYGFGALMKGAGKGLTKLNHKVLKKFPATQGLSKKMCKMGFEPVDLITGRMVYEGEDFSIAGPIPIRWERNWYSDSGYEGMMGHGMHCNYDLSLHVDYDEDSIVMRLPDGRITSFPMLLTENETSYNRTEKLTLTFIDGSTYEVIDNESQQTYTFKKYTDTLYKPTSLKNPEGFEIQFIYNAVYKLEQIIDTAGRRIDLDLNEENKITKVSATHQGETRTLVKYSYNEEGDLIEIIDALDQKTVMEYENHLMIKKTDRNGQAFYWEYDGKTTGAKCIRTWGDGGILSGTIEYNKGYNVVINSLDQESIYYFNNQNLCTQVTDPMGDHIFHEYTPYMEPYRDIDEEGNITGYSYDDRGNLIGLHQPDGSVIGFVYDEKDRLVLTKDPAGGSVVKTFENDRLHAVIGLDGGVTSFEYNNQGLIQEVRDNAGNRTFLNYDEDHNLNKLTLPNNAESTWEYDPWGRCLHTKNSEDHQQQFFYDELDRIYQIRQADNNLIKLKYNAYDEIIQTIDQKKREVNFDYTPMGSLKMREENSRKVYFKYDTEEQLNTITNEHNEYYRFSRNEKGEIIREIGFDGLTRKYDRDRAGKVLKVNRPDDKYTEYEYDFNGRITRAEYSDGTWETYSYDLNGNLIEAVNENSRVQLIRDTSGRIIAENQDGHLVESEYDSLSNRTNITSSLGANIALTRNKLGLVEKINASNLSQTEESTKAWNAQFAHNSLGMEVERMLPGGVINHIEYDQAGRPIQHKVTSANKEMRHRTYTWNVNDRLTKMVDQLTNGTVAYSYDEFNNLAGARYENKQFDYKLPDEVGNLYRTESKGDRKYGTGGQLLEANGNKFKYDAEGNLITKISATGTFEYSWYGNGMLRSVTDPKNSTTEFEYDALGRRTAKIKDVSLSLSKANKQITRFVWDGNVPLHEWKYDLNQRPELVVDEYGMLKESKPEPIENLITWVFDEGTFKPAAKITSEDSYSIITDYLGTPVEMYNSKGEKTWQVEYDIYGKVRKLVKGSLNDCPFRYPGQYEDIETGLYYNRFRYYSADEGVYLSQDPMGLKGGNKNHYSYVRDTNSWIDIFGLAEQGRDAQGKFLPKNPGDSVPGSDAAADVVKDFESDPKYDVLGEEISFKDQDTGQRRRYDIVVQDVDTGEIIGVEVKNSQTASYGKAQKTFDGKVNSGNHNIVPTGNKAKVAGVDGIDKVTVIRCN, encoded by the coding sequence ATGTTATTAGCAAGTAAACACTTTACTCCTGTCATCGGAATTGATATACATATCATAATCGTTCCGCCTGGAGTTCCTATACCAATTCCTCATCCATACATAGGTATGGTTATTGATCCTATGGATTATGTTCCTATTATTGGATCTACCGTAAATGTAAACTGTGTTCCCAAAGGAAATAGTGGAACAGCAGGAATGATCGGAACAGTAGTTCATATACCTATGGGAGGTCCGTTTGCAATGGCTCCGATGATTGGTCACGATTCTATGAACTTTTTTGGAAGCACAAAAGTAAGCGCAGAAGATGCCTATTTTACTCCTGCGGGATATATGACAATGACATGTAATGACATCGGGATGCCGTTGTCATTGACTCCTGGAAAAAAGATGAAACCAATTCCTAGTTTGTATCTACCATCTTCAATGAGTGTTCCTTTACCAATGGGAAAACCTGTTAATGTTGGAGGACCATATGCTCCAGATTTGATGGGAATGCTAATGGCTTTAGTGATGTCATACGGTTTTGGTGCTCTTATGAAAGGAGCTGGAAAAGGATTGACCAAATTAAATCATAAAGTATTAAAGAAATTTCCTGCCACACAAGGTCTTAGTAAAAAAATGTGTAAAATGGGATTCGAACCGGTTGACCTAATTACAGGTCGTATGGTATATGAAGGAGAAGATTTTAGCATAGCTGGACCAATACCTATTCGTTGGGAACGAAATTGGTATTCAGATTCTGGATATGAAGGGATGATGGGACATGGAATGCATTGCAATTATGATCTCTCATTACACGTTGATTATGATGAGGATTCCATCGTAATGCGATTACCAGATGGAAGAATAACTTCTTTCCCAATGTTGCTTACAGAAAATGAAACTTCTTATAACAGAACGGAAAAACTAACACTTACCTTTATTGATGGTAGCACCTATGAAGTTATTGACAATGAATCACAACAAACATATACATTTAAGAAATATACGGATACATTATACAAACCGACAAGTTTAAAAAATCCTGAAGGTTTTGAAATTCAATTCATTTATAACGCTGTTTATAAATTAGAACAAATCATCGATACTGCTGGTAGAAGAATTGATTTAGATCTAAATGAAGAAAACAAAATAACTAAAGTTTCCGCTACGCATCAGGGAGAAACCAGAACGCTAGTAAAATATTCTTATAATGAAGAAGGAGATTTAATTGAAATTATTGACGCATTAGATCAAAAAACGGTGATGGAATATGAAAATCACCTAATGATAAAGAAAACTGATCGTAATGGCCAGGCATTCTATTGGGAATATGACGGAAAAACAACTGGTGCTAAATGTATTAGAACCTGGGGAGATGGAGGCATATTATCAGGAACAATTGAATATAACAAAGGGTATAATGTAGTTATCAATTCACTAGATCAAGAGAGTATCTATTACTTTAACAATCAAAATCTTTGTACACAAGTTACCGATCCAATGGGAGATCATATTTTCCATGAATATACGCCATATATGGAACCGTATCGCGATATTGATGAAGAAGGAAATATTACTGGATATAGTTATGATGATAGAGGAAATTTAATTGGTTTACATCAACCTGATGGTTCCGTTATTGGATTTGTTTACGACGAAAAAGATAGATTGGTTCTTACTAAAGACCCAGCTGGAGGATCTGTAGTAAAAACTTTTGAAAATGACCGTCTACACGCTGTAATTGGATTAGATGGAGGCGTTACCTCTTTTGAATACAATAACCAAGGGTTAATTCAGGAAGTAAGAGATAATGCAGGGAATAGGACTTTTCTAAATTATGATGAAGATCATAACCTAAATAAATTAACACTACCTAATAATGCTGAATCTACTTGGGAATATGACCCTTGGGGAAGATGTCTACATACCAAAAATTCTGAAGACCATCAACAACAATTCTTTTATGATGAATTAGACCGTATTTATCAAATACGACAAGCAGATAATAATCTTATTAAATTAAAGTATAATGCCTATGATGAGATAATCCAGACCATAGATCAAAAGAAACGAGAAGTTAATTTTGACTACACTCCGATGGGAAGCCTCAAAATGCGAGAAGAAAATAGTAGAAAAGTTTACTTTAAATATGATACAGAAGAACAACTGAATACCATTACCAATGAGCACAATGAATATTATCGTTTTTCTAGAAATGAAAAAGGGGAAATTATTAGAGAAATTGGTTTTGATGGACTTACCCGAAAATATGATCGGGACCGAGCAGGAAAAGTATTAAAAGTAAATAGACCCGATGATAAATACACGGAGTACGAATATGATTTTAACGGTAGAATTACAAGAGCAGAATACAGCGATGGTACATGGGAAACCTATAGTTATGATCTTAACGGTAATCTGATTGAAGCTGTAAATGAAAATAGTCGTGTGCAACTCATACGAGATACTTCAGGACGCATAATTGCTGAAAATCAAGACGGACACCTGGTAGAAAGTGAATACGACTCTTTAAGCAATCGAACTAACATTACAAGTAGTCTTGGAGCCAATATTGCGTTGACAAGAAATAAACTTGGATTGGTAGAAAAAATAAATGCTAGCAATCTATCTCAAACTGAAGAATCAACTAAAGCTTGGAATGCACAATTTGCACACAATAGCCTAGGGATGGAAGTAGAAAGAATGCTTCCTGGTGGTGTCATTAATCATATCGAATATGATCAAGCGGGCAGACCAATACAACACAAAGTAACCTCTGCCAATAAAGAAATGCGTCATCGTACCTATACCTGGAACGTAAATGATCGACTCACCAAAATGGTAGATCAATTAACCAATGGAACTGTAGCCTATAGCTATGATGAGTTCAATAATTTGGCAGGAGCACGATATGAAAACAAACAGTTTGACTATAAACTACCAGACGAAGTAGGTAATTTATACAGAACTGAGAGTAAAGGAGATCGAAAATATGGAACTGGAGGACAATTACTGGAAGCCAATGGAAATAAATTTAAGTACGATGCCGAAGGAAATCTTATTACCAAAATCAGTGCCACTGGCACATTTGAATATTCTTGGTACGGCAACGGAATGCTACGATCAGTTACTGATCCAAAAAATAGCACTACTGAATTTGAATACGACGCACTTGGTCGTCGTACCGCTAAGATAAAGGATGTCAGCCTGAGCCTGTCTAAGGCCAATAAGCAAATAACAAGGTTTGTGTGGGACGGCAACGTACCTCTCCATGAATGGAAATATGATCTCAATCAAAGACCCGAATTAGTAGTAGATGAATATGGTATGCTTAAAGAAAGTAAACCAGAACCTATTGAAAATTTAATTACTTGGGTATTTGATGAAGGCACTTTTAAACCTGCTGCTAAGATAACATCAGAAGACTCCTACTCTATCATAACGGATTACCTAGGTACTCCTGTTGAGATGTATAATAGCAAAGGAGAAAAAACCTGGCAAGTAGAGTATGATATTTATGGAAAAGTACGTAAACTTGTAAAAGGTTCATTGAATGATTGTCCGTTTAGATATCCAGGTCAGTATGAAGATATCGAAACAGGTTTATATTATAATCGATTTAGATATTATTCGGCTGATGAAGGAGTGTATTTAAGTCAAGATCCGATGGGTCTGAAAGGAGGTAATAAAAATCATTATTCATACGTAAGAGACACTAATTCTTGGATTGATATTTTTGGTTTGGCTGAGCAAGGTAGAGATGCTCAAGGAAAATTTTTACCAAAGAATCCTGGAGATTCTGTACCTGGTAGTGATGCAGCTGCTGATGTTGTAAAAGATTTTGAATCTGATCCAAAATATGATGTTCTTGGAGAAGAAATATCTTTCAAAGATCAAGATACAGGACAGCGCAGAAGATATGATATCGTAGTTCAAGATGTAGATACTGGAGAAATAATTGGTGTTGAAGTCAAAAATTCGCAAACGGCATCATATGGAAAAGCTCAAAAAACTTTTGACGGAAAAGTTAATAGCGGGAATCACAATATAGTTCCAACTGGCAATAAAGCAAAAGTAGCCGGAGTAGATGGAATCGATAAAGTAACAGTAATAAGATGTAATTAA
- a CDS encoding type VI secretion system Vgr family protein, with the protein MALQSNTQIFIGGSPIKAYKRLMLHQEIDAHHVLELLCRMDVLETIAGEIASESKNYLGEILTVKVSSLDTVNGYKELEFKGIVTSVSNTKGFHQQSGDLVSIKAHSCSIITDDGPHYDSHSDVGLSEILDKTFQGYDKSKLDTNISPQNSESLHYSVQHNESAFKYASRLAAQYSEWFFYDGSKLVFGKPEDKEATELNYGHDLQEFSLNLNPIPNNFKYFTNDYLTDEQHEMATAQVNSGVNGFNGFTSQKSEAIFAKETSIYVNSYYDPQLKKRLDKHVEQQKKATEVRQVEIHGVSDNPGVNLGQVVKIKGENSDYGSFRIISVSHNSTENGKYQNRFVGVTADLDVYPNTNMMAFPKSESQVATVMDNADPEGMSRIKVQFPWQKATGEETPWLRVLTPHAGGGKGFQFTPEKDEEVIVGFEGGNAERPYVMGALFTGGSNAGDWKTEKNDIKAIKTRGGHTLSFSDEDGKETITITDKNGNSIILDTSKKEINISAPEKINFSSKEININASETVNIDGTNNVNVKSKEILNDGSAKVTINSGAKVEVGAPSTLVEGKAELKLTSKGMTDIDGTAMTNVKGGLLNLNCG; encoded by the coding sequence ATGGCACTGCAATCAAATACACAAATTTTTATCGGAGGATCTCCCATAAAAGCTTATAAAAGGTTAATGTTACATCAAGAAATTGATGCACATCATGTGTTAGAACTTTTATGTCGAATGGATGTATTAGAAACTATCGCAGGAGAAATTGCCTCGGAAAGCAAAAATTATCTTGGCGAAATTCTAACAGTAAAAGTATCCTCTTTAGATACTGTAAACGGATATAAAGAATTAGAGTTTAAAGGTATTGTTACCTCAGTAAGTAATACAAAAGGATTTCATCAACAAAGCGGTGATCTAGTTTCTATAAAAGCACATTCTTGCAGCATTATTACGGATGATGGTCCGCATTATGACTCTCATAGTGATGTTGGACTTTCTGAAATATTGGATAAAACTTTTCAAGGATATGATAAATCTAAACTTGACACTAATATTAGTCCTCAAAACTCAGAAAGTCTTCATTATAGTGTACAGCATAATGAGAGCGCTTTCAAATATGCTAGTAGATTAGCTGCCCAGTATAGTGAATGGTTTTTTTATGATGGTAGTAAACTAGTATTCGGAAAACCCGAAGATAAAGAAGCAACAGAACTAAATTACGGCCATGATTTACAAGAGTTTTCTTTAAATCTCAATCCTATTCCTAATAATTTTAAATACTTTACGAATGATTACCTAACCGATGAGCAGCACGAGATGGCTACTGCCCAAGTGAATTCTGGTGTCAATGGATTTAATGGTTTTACTAGTCAAAAAAGCGAGGCAATCTTTGCCAAAGAAACAAGTATCTACGTAAACTCATACTATGACCCTCAATTAAAAAAGCGACTAGACAAACACGTAGAACAACAAAAGAAAGCAACAGAAGTAAGACAAGTAGAAATACACGGAGTAAGTGATAATCCTGGTGTTAATCTTGGTCAAGTTGTAAAAATAAAAGGAGAAAACTCTGATTATGGAAGTTTTAGAATTATCAGTGTATCTCACAATTCTACAGAAAATGGAAAGTATCAAAATCGTTTTGTAGGAGTAACTGCTGATTTAGATGTCTATCCTAATACTAATATGATGGCATTTCCAAAGAGTGAATCACAAGTAGCTACAGTAATGGATAATGCTGATCCAGAAGGAATGAGTCGAATAAAAGTTCAGTTTCCTTGGCAAAAAGCAACTGGAGAAGAAACTCCGTGGCTTCGTGTTTTAACTCCGCACGCAGGAGGTGGTAAAGGTTTTCAATTTACACCTGAAAAAGATGAAGAAGTTATTGTTGGTTTTGAAGGAGGTAATGCAGAAAGACCTTATGTAATGGGAGCTCTTTTTACGGGAGGTAGTAATGCTGGGGATTGGAAAACCGAAAAAAATGATATAAAAGCGATCAAAACTCGAGGTGGTCACACACTATCCTTCTCTGATGAAGACGGAAAAGAAACGATTACTATTACTGACAAAAATGGGAATTCTATCATCTTAGACACTTCCAAAAAAGAAATAAACATCAGTGCTCCAGAAAAAATTAATTTTTCTTCTAAAGAAATTAATATTAATGCATCGGAGACCGTAAATATTGACGGCACAAATAATGTAAATGTTAAGTCCAAAGAAATCCTTAATGATGGTAGTGCTAAAGTTACTATCAATAGTGGAGCCAAGGTCGAAGTCGGAGCACCTAGTACTTTGGTAGAAGGAAAAGCAGAACTAAAGCTTACTAGTAAAGGAATGACGGATATTGATGGTACAGCAATGACTAATGTAAAAGGAGGTTTGTTAAATCTAAATTGTGGGTAA